The following is a genomic window from Candidatus Methylomirabilis sp..
CGCTCTCGGCCGGCTCCGGTGGGACCAGAAGGGAGATCTGGTCAAGCCACCTTACGTAATCTACCAGGTAAAGAAAGGGGGCAGCTTTCAAGGATGGTTCGAACAGGTGACCGACCAAACGCCCAAGCGCTAAGGCGTATCGTCTCGCCTCAGGTCCCGTCGGCTTCCGCGATGGCCCGAGCCGTCTCGGTTCTCCGCAACGGCGGCCTGGTGGCGTTCCCCACCGACACTCTGTACGCCCTCGGAGCCGACGCCTCGAACCCGCTTGCAGTCAGGCGCGTCTTTGCCGCGAAGGGCCGCAGCCTGAGGAGTCCTATCCCACTGCTGGTAGCCGATCTCACGATGGCGATCCAATTGATCGGTGAACTGCCAGAGGCAGCCGTTCGGCTTGCCGAGCGCTACTGGCCTGGCCCGCTGACCCTCGTGCTGCGGGCTCCTCGCGGGATCTGCGCGCTGCTTACCGCCGGGACCGGTCGGATCGGCCTCAGGGTCCCCGATTCCGCCGTTGCGCTTACCCTGATCGGGCAGTTCGGCAGCCCAGTGACCGGGACAAGCGCGAACCGTTCGGGCGGCAAAGAGCCCCTGGACGCTCAAGAGGTGCGGCGCCAGCTTGGAGATCAGGTGGACCTGATTCTGGATGGGGGTCCTGTAGCCGGTGGGAGTCCGTCAACCGTCGTGGACGTCAGTGTAAGCCCCCCCGTCATTGTGAGGCAGGGTCCTGTCCGGCAAGAGGAGATCCTCAG
Proteins encoded in this region:
- a CDS encoding L-threonylcarbamoyladenylate synthase is translated as MVRTGDRPNAQALRRIVSPQVPSASAMARAVSVLRNGGLVAFPTDTLYALGADASNPLAVRRVFAAKGRSLRSPIPLLVADLTMAIQLIGELPEAAVRLAERYWPGPLTLVLRAPRGICALLTAGTGRIGLRVPDSAVALTLIGQFGSPVTGTSANRSGGKEPLDAQEVRRQLGDQVDLILDGGPVAGGSPSTVVDVSVSPPVIVRQGPVRQEEILSLLRL